A single Laribacter hongkongensis DSM 14985 DNA region contains:
- a CDS encoding acyl-CoA dehydrogenase: MTHAGAGSSRFVWEDPLQLEQQLTDEERLIRDSARSFCQARLAPRAREAFRHEQFDRDIMREMGEQGLLGCTLNDWGCAGVSHVAYGLVAREVERVDSGYRSAMSVQSSLVMYPIATYGSPEQQARWLPGLARGELVGCFGLTEPDAGSDPGSMHSRARKVDGGYLLSGSKMWITNSPIADVLLVWARDDAGDIRGFVLERGMAGLSTPKIEGKFSLRASVTGEIVMDGVMVPDSHCLPGVRGLKGPFSCLNKARYGIAWGALGAAESCWHTARQYVLDRLQFGRPLAANQLVQWKLAEMQTEIALGLQAALQVGRLMDAGTAAPEMVSLIKRNNCGKALGIARMARDMLGGNGISDEFGVIRHVLNLEAVNTYEGTHDIHALILGRAQTGIQAFV, from the coding sequence ATGACGCATGCCGGCGCCGGCAGCAGCCGTTTTGTATGGGAAGACCCCTTGCAGCTGGAACAGCAGCTGACTGATGAGGAGCGCCTGATCCGGGACAGTGCCCGCAGCTTCTGTCAGGCGCGGCTGGCTCCTCGGGCGCGGGAGGCGTTCCGGCACGAGCAGTTTGACCGCGACATCATGCGCGAAATGGGCGAGCAGGGCCTGCTGGGCTGTACGCTGAACGACTGGGGCTGCGCGGGCGTTTCACACGTGGCTTACGGGCTGGTGGCGCGCGAGGTGGAGCGGGTGGATTCCGGCTACCGTTCGGCCATGAGCGTGCAAAGCTCGCTGGTGATGTATCCGATTGCTACCTATGGCTCACCGGAACAGCAGGCGCGCTGGCTGCCCGGTCTGGCGCGTGGTGAGCTGGTGGGCTGCTTTGGCCTGACCGAACCGGATGCCGGATCGGACCCGGGCAGCATGCACAGCCGGGCACGCAAGGTGGACGGTGGCTATCTGCTGTCCGGCAGCAAGATGTGGATCACCAACAGCCCGATTGCCGACGTGCTGCTGGTCTGGGCCAGGGATGACGCAGGCGACATTCGCGGCTTTGTCCTGGAGCGCGGCATGGCCGGGCTCTCGACACCGAAGATCGAAGGCAAGTTCAGCCTGCGTGCGTCGGTGACCGGCGAGATCGTCATGGACGGTGTCATGGTGCCGGATTCGCATTGCCTGCCCGGTGTCCGCGGCCTGAAAGGTCCGTTTTCCTGTCTCAACAAGGCCCGCTACGGTATTGCCTGGGGCGCGCTGGGGGCGGCGGAAAGCTGCTGGCACACCGCGCGCCAGTACGTGCTGGACCGCTTGCAGTTCGGCCGGCCGCTGGCCGCCAACCAGCTGGTGCAATGGAAACTGGCAGAGATGCAGACCGAGATTGCCCTCGGTTTGCAGGCCGCCTTGCAGGTGGGCCGGCTGATGGATGCCGGTACGGCGGCTCCGGAGATGGTGTCGCTGATCAAGCGCAACAACTGTGGCAAGGCACTGGGTATTGCGCGCATGGCGCGCGACATGCTGGGCGGCAACGGCATCAGCGACGAATTCGGCGTGATCCGTCATGTGCTGAACCTGGAGGCCGTCAACACCTACGAGGGAACACATGACATCCATGCCCTGATTCTGGGACGGGCACAGACGGGTATTCAGGCGTTTGTCTGA
- a CDS encoding electron transfer flavoprotein-ubiquinone oxidoreductase, with translation MEYDVVIVGGGPAGLAAAIRLKQQAEKAGREISVCLLEKGSEIGAHILSGAVIETGALTELIPDWREKGAPLNTPAGADRFMFLTEGSSITLPTPPQMHNHGNYIVSLGNFCRWLGEQAEALGVEIYPGFAAAEVLYNEDGSVKGVATGDMGLDREGRQTDAWQPGMELWAKQTLFAEGCRGSLTKLLMERFNLNDGADPQTFGIGIKELWEVKPELHKPGTVTHTVGWPLDTKTYGGSFMYHLENNQVVVGFVVGLDYQNPHMSPYDEFQRFKTHPAIRGVFEGGRRIAYGARALAEGGLQSLPKLTFPGGMLIGDTAGFLNVPKIKGTHTAMKSAMLAADAVFDLLGQDSPAAEATAYPAKLRQSWLHDELFTVRNIRPSFHWGLFPAIAYSAIDTYLFRGRAPWTLHHKQPDNMTLKPASQMPKINYPKPDGVLTFDKLSNVFFSSTNHREDEPIHLRLRDPAVPVKVNLALYDAPEQRYCPAGVYEIVGQDSGVPQLQINAQNCVHCKTCDIKDPTQNITWTTPEGGGGPNYPNM, from the coding sequence ATGGAATACGACGTAGTGATCGTCGGTGGGGGACCGGCCGGGCTGGCTGCGGCGATCCGTCTCAAGCAGCAGGCTGAAAAAGCCGGACGCGAAATCAGCGTCTGCCTGCTGGAAAAAGGGTCGGAAATCGGTGCCCACATCCTGTCGGGCGCCGTGATCGAAACCGGCGCACTGACCGAGCTGATTCCGGACTGGCGCGAGAAGGGTGCTCCCCTGAACACGCCGGCCGGGGCCGACCGTTTCATGTTCCTGACCGAGGGCAGCTCCATCACCCTGCCCACGCCGCCGCAGATGCACAACCACGGCAATTACATTGTCAGTCTGGGCAATTTCTGCCGCTGGCTGGGTGAGCAGGCCGAGGCGCTGGGAGTGGAAATCTACCCAGGTTTTGCCGCTGCCGAGGTGCTCTACAACGAGGATGGCTCGGTCAAGGGTGTGGCCACAGGCGACATGGGGCTGGACCGCGAAGGCCGGCAGACCGACGCCTGGCAGCCGGGCATGGAGCTGTGGGCCAAGCAGACCCTGTTTGCCGAGGGCTGTCGCGGCTCGCTGACCAAGCTCCTGATGGAGCGCTTCAACCTCAATGACGGTGCCGATCCGCAGACTTTCGGCATCGGCATCAAGGAACTGTGGGAGGTGAAGCCGGAGCTGCACAAGCCGGGTACGGTGACGCACACGGTCGGCTGGCCGCTGGATACCAAAACCTACGGCGGCTCGTTCATGTATCACCTGGAAAACAACCAGGTGGTCGTAGGATTTGTTGTCGGTCTGGATTACCAGAACCCGCACATGTCGCCCTACGACGAGTTCCAGCGTTTCAAGACACACCCGGCCATTCGTGGTGTCTTTGAAGGTGGCCGCCGCATTGCCTATGGCGCACGTGCACTGGCCGAAGGCGGGCTGCAATCGCTGCCGAAGCTGACCTTCCCCGGCGGCATGCTGATCGGTGACACTGCCGGTTTCCTTAACGTACCGAAGATCAAGGGTACGCACACGGCCATGAAATCGGCCATGCTGGCCGCCGATGCGGTGTTTGACCTTCTGGGACAGGATTCCCCGGCGGCTGAAGCAACGGCTTATCCGGCGAAGCTCAGGCAGTCCTGGCTGCATGACGAACTCTTCACCGTGCGCAACATCCGGCCGTCGTTCCACTGGGGCCTGTTTCCGGCCATCGCGTATTCGGCCATCGACACGTACCTGTTCCGTGGCCGGGCGCCGTGGACGCTGCATCACAAGCAGCCGGACAACATGACGCTCAAACCGGCCAGCCAGATGCCGAAGATCAACTATCCGAAGCCGGACGGGGTCCTAACGTTCGACAAGCTGTCGAACGTGTTTTTCTCCAGTACCAACCACCGCGAGGACGAGCCGATCCACCTGCGGCTGAGGGACCCCGCGGTACCGGTCAAGGTCAATCTGGCCCTCTACGATGCACCGGAGCAGCGTTACTGTCCGGCCGGCGTGTACGAAATCGTCGGACAGGACAGCGGCGTGCCGCAATTGCAGATCAATGCGCAGAACTGCGTGCACTGCAAGACCTGTGACATCAAGGACCCGACACAGAACATTACCTGGACGACGCCGGAAGGCGGTGGCGGGCCGAACTATCCAAACATGTAA
- a CDS encoding ABC transporter substrate-binding protein, whose amino-acid sequence MKGWRRLLVWLGLLGILAGCSGEPPVSVTIGVNRWLGYEPLFVARANQSLPSSVRLAEFTSTSEGMRAFRNGALDAVAVTLDEALSLAQLVPDLSIGLVVDYSDGADVLLARPGLKRVEDMVGRRVGVDSLVVGAYLLGRAFDSRNLDISQTRIVHVPMGRHNLDFSALNVDALVTFEPYRSQQLARGAVQIFSSANVPGEITDVLVFRRSLPQDKQRQLQQVAQTWFDAVDRLLRYDPAAIAVVAERQALTPSQVQEALEAMKFPGIRANRTLLNPENSELNPVLVRLAARMREMDLLTRPVRLDTLLDDRLVREVKS is encoded by the coding sequence ATGAAGGGCTGGCGTCGGCTGCTGGTGTGGCTGGGATTGTTGGGGATACTGGCCGGATGCAGCGGCGAGCCGCCGGTGTCCGTAACAATCGGCGTCAACCGGTGGCTGGGCTATGAGCCCCTGTTCGTTGCGCGGGCCAACCAGTCGCTGCCGTCCTCGGTGCGGCTGGCCGAATTCACCTCCACCAGCGAAGGCATGCGGGCATTTCGTAACGGTGCCCTGGATGCCGTGGCGGTGACGCTGGACGAAGCCTTGTCGCTGGCGCAACTGGTGCCCGACCTGAGCATCGGGCTGGTGGTCGATTATTCCGACGGAGCCGACGTGCTCCTGGCTCGCCCCGGCCTGAAGCGGGTCGAGGACATGGTCGGCAGGCGGGTCGGGGTCGACAGCCTGGTGGTCGGTGCCTATCTCCTCGGGCGGGCCTTTGACAGCCGCAATCTCGACATCAGCCAGACCCGCATCGTCCATGTGCCGATGGGACGGCACAATCTGGATTTCTCGGCCCTGAACGTGGATGCACTGGTAACGTTCGAGCCATACCGCAGCCAGCAGCTGGCCCGTGGTGCCGTGCAGATTTTCAGTAGTGCGAATGTGCCCGGCGAGATTACCGATGTACTGGTATTCCGGCGCTCGCTGCCGCAGGACAAGCAGCGGCAGTTGCAGCAGGTTGCGCAGACCTGGTTCGATGCCGTTGACCGCCTGTTGCGCTACGATCCGGCCGCCATTGCCGTCGTGGCCGAGCGTCAGGCACTGACTCCCTCACAGGTCCAGGAGGCTCTGGAGGCCATGAAGTTTCCGGGAATCCGGGCCAACCGGACACTCCTGAATCCGGAAAACTCCGAACTGAATCCGGTGCTGGTGCGGCTGGCCGCCAGAATGCGTGAAATGGACCTGCTGACGCGGCCGGTCCGGCTGGATACCTTGCTGGACGACCGGCTGGTGCGGGAGGTCAAGTCATGA
- a CDS encoding Nif3-like dinuclear metal center hexameric protein, whose amino-acid sequence MDVIELVSRLDTLLEPWKFKDYCPNGLQVEGARRIERVVCGVTASQALLDEAVRLDADAVLVHHGYFWKGEPAAVTGIKRQRLATLLANNLHLLAYHLPLDAHPQFGNNAGLAQALGLQTQGTAGEQGLLAWGVPENSCNVGELALRTSGALERLPLVIGSLERPVRRVAWCTGGGQGMFADAVDLGVDAFITGEASEYCCHLARESGVAFLAAGHHATERFGVQSLTRWLREQGLDARYVEIDNPI is encoded by the coding sequence ATGGATGTGATTGAACTGGTCAGTCGCCTGGATACATTGCTGGAACCGTGGAAATTCAAGGATTACTGTCCGAACGGCCTGCAGGTCGAAGGTGCCCGGCGGATCGAGCGGGTCGTGTGTGGCGTGACGGCCAGCCAGGCGTTGCTGGACGAAGCCGTGCGGCTGGATGCCGATGCGGTCCTGGTGCATCACGGCTACTTCTGGAAGGGCGAACCTGCTGCCGTCACCGGCATCAAGCGGCAACGGCTGGCAACCCTGCTGGCCAACAACCTGCACCTGCTGGCTTACCATCTGCCGCTGGATGCCCACCCGCAGTTCGGCAACAACGCAGGCCTGGCGCAGGCGCTGGGGTTGCAGACGCAGGGAACCGCGGGCGAGCAAGGATTGCTGGCCTGGGGTGTGCCGGAAAATTCATGCAATGTGGGTGAGCTGGCGCTGCGCACCTCCGGGGCCCTGGAGCGTCTGCCATTGGTGATCGGCTCCCTGGAGCGGCCGGTCCGGCGCGTTGCCTGGTGTACCGGGGGCGGGCAGGGCATGTTTGCCGATGCAGTCGATCTGGGCGTCGATGCCTTCATTACCGGCGAGGCGTCGGAGTACTGCTGTCATCTGGCCCGCGAAAGCGGAGTGGCGTTCCTGGCGGCCGGTCATCATGCCACCGAGCGCTTTGGCGTGCAGTCCCTGACCCGCTGGCTGCGGGAACAAGGGCTGGATGCCCGTTATGTCGAAATCGACAATCCGATCTGA
- the petA gene encoding ubiquinol-cytochrome c reductase iron-sulfur subunit translates to MSEQQVDKGRRRFLTLATSAAGGVAAVGVATPFLLSFFPSERAKAAGAPVEVDISKLEPGQKINVEWRGKPVWVLSRTPEQLQNLPKLDGKLVDPKSEMPQQPVYCQNATRSIKPEIMVAVGICTHLGCSPTFRPDLAPADLGADWLGGFYCPCHGSKFDLAARVYSGVPAPSNLEIPPHKYLSDTALLIGDDK, encoded by the coding sequence ATGAGTGAGCAGCAAGTCGACAAGGGTCGCCGCCGCTTCCTGACGCTGGCCACCAGCGCCGCTGGTGGTGTGGCTGCCGTCGGTGTGGCAACCCCGTTCCTGCTGAGCTTCTTCCCGTCCGAGCGGGCGAAGGCTGCCGGCGCACCGGTGGAAGTGGACATCAGCAAGCTGGAGCCGGGTCAGAAAATCAACGTCGAGTGGCGTGGCAAGCCGGTATGGGTGCTGTCGCGTACGCCGGAACAACTGCAGAACCTTCCCAAGCTGGACGGCAAGCTGGTTGATCCGAAATCGGAAATGCCCCAGCAGCCCGTGTATTGCCAGAACGCCACCCGCTCGATCAAGCCGGAGATCATGGTTGCCGTCGGCATCTGTACCCACCTTGGCTGTTCGCCGACCTTCCGTCCGGACCTCGCACCGGCCGACCTCGGTGCGGACTGGCTGGGTGGCTTCTACTGCCCGTGTCACGGCTCCAAGTTTGACCTGGCTGCCCGGGTGTACTCCGGTGTTCCGGCCCCGTCCAACTTGGAAATTCCGCCGCACAAGTACCTGAGCGACACCGCGCTGCTGATCGGTGATGACAAGTAA
- the glmM gene encoding phosphoglucosamine mutase gives MAQRKYFGTDGVRGEVGQPPITPDFVLKLGYCAGKVLVGSDSPHPTVLIGKDTRVSGYMLEAALQAGFTAAGVNVRLTGPLPTPGIAYLTRALRLDAGVMISASHNPYSDNGIKFFAAGGRKLDDALEARIESLMDQPMETCASRELGRAKRIDTAADRYIEFCKATFPNDLDLRGLKIVVDCANGATYHIAPAVFHELGATVVATGAAPDGFNINDGCGATAPKHLQAAVLQHDADFGVALDGDGDRLMMVDAAGRLYDGDQLIYVIARARQQRGELVGGVVGTVMTNLAMELALESRNIGFARARVGDRYVLEQLHERGWQVGGEASGHILCLDRHTTGDGIVSALQVFAAMQQLNTDLAGICREWQPFPQTMINVRLAKGQDWQTAAAVPLAAAEAALAGHGRVVLRPSGTEPVVRVMVEADDADLARRWAGEIAEAIRAGAPAAA, from the coding sequence ATGGCACAACGCAAGTATTTCGGCACCGATGGCGTGCGTGGAGAAGTGGGGCAACCGCCGATCACTCCGGATTTCGTACTCAAGCTGGGCTATTGCGCCGGCAAGGTGCTGGTCGGCAGCGACAGCCCGCATCCGACCGTGCTGATCGGCAAGGACACCCGTGTGTCCGGCTACATGCTGGAAGCGGCATTGCAGGCCGGGTTTACTGCGGCGGGGGTCAACGTACGCCTGACCGGTCCGCTGCCGACGCCCGGGATTGCCTACCTGACCCGTGCCCTGCGTCTGGATGCCGGAGTGATGATTTCTGCCTCGCACAATCCGTATTCGGACAACGGCATCAAGTTTTTTGCCGCAGGCGGGCGGAAGCTCGACGATGCGCTGGAGGCCCGGATCGAAAGCCTGATGGACCAGCCGATGGAAACCTGTGCCTCCAGGGAGCTGGGGCGTGCCAAGCGGATCGATACTGCTGCTGACCGCTATATCGAGTTCTGCAAGGCCACGTTTCCCAATGACCTGGATCTGCGTGGGCTGAAGATCGTCGTGGATTGTGCCAACGGTGCGACCTATCACATTGCTCCGGCCGTGTTCCATGAGCTGGGAGCCACGGTGGTGGCAACCGGTGCCGCGCCTGACGGCTTCAACATCAACGATGGCTGCGGTGCAACAGCCCCCAAGCATTTGCAGGCGGCAGTCCTGCAGCACGATGCCGATTTCGGCGTGGCGCTGGACGGAGATGGTGACCGCCTGATGATGGTGGATGCGGCGGGCCGCCTGTATGACGGTGACCAGCTGATTTACGTGATTGCGCGAGCCCGCCAGCAACGGGGTGAGCTGGTCGGCGGCGTGGTCGGAACCGTGATGACCAATCTGGCCATGGAACTGGCCCTGGAGTCGCGCAATATCGGATTTGCCCGCGCCAGGGTGGGTGACCGCTATGTCCTGGAGCAACTGCATGAACGCGGCTGGCAGGTCGGTGGCGAGGCCAGCGGGCATATCCTGTGCCTCGACCGGCATACCACCGGCGATGGCATCGTGTCGGCCTTGCAGGTGTTTGCTGCCATGCAGCAGCTGAATACCGATCTGGCCGGCATTTGCCGGGAGTGGCAGCCGTTCCCGCAAACCATGATCAATGTGCGGCTGGCCAAGGGCCAGGACTGGCAGACAGCGGCTGCCGTGCCGCTGGCCGCGGCCGAGGCTGCGCTGGCCGGTCATGGCCGTGTGGTTCTGCGCCCCTCCGGTACCGAGCCGGTCGTGCGGGTCATGGTCGAGGCGGATGATGCCGATCTGGCCCGGCGCTGGGCCGGGGAGATTGCCGAAGCCATTCGCGCAGGCGCACCGGCCGCGGCCTGA
- a CDS encoding putative bifunctional diguanylate cyclase/phosphodiesterase: protein MIMRWLTRYPLARTVPVVTVALVLSLVCLVMVYRVNQTEVQVRQMAEVEVRSEMNHLQGIISGLLEERDIASVQRVVSLMGAEPYVESLVVIDDRGQVQAASRFAWVGKNWRDLGQGWRPDVVGDAIRDESLLVRGGEPVGVFHSVAGIHLHSESPALRSARKGAILMRWNLHPLYLQFRHEAEHEAAWLASAMLAVSLVLFVLFRMVINSRLRQLVDFALRFGRGERVHARLEGGDEIAQLSHSLDSMADQLTEREWHIRKLAETDALTGLMNRNAFIDRLQAELWQSRQLALFFINIDRFRKINETYGHRIGDAVLVAQARNIGQLAGETGWCARQGVDEFLLAMPALALEDANGFARRIHERLGLPMTVSGVTLQANSSIGMALLPDHASTAEELLINTGLAVRQAKEEGGNCVVSFSAALNARHERQNVIEAGLRESLLQDGLGLWLAYQPQLNLRNGRVAGVEALLRWNHPTLGMVPPDEFIQVAESCGLILSLGDWVMERACAQLASWRELYGYDFIVAINLSAAQLCDPLLVDKLQELVVRYALPADRIELELTESMLVEDMNQALGVLHALEDIGIQLSIDDFGTGYSNLAQLRQLPIKRLKIDRSFIQDIETNSNARGIVDTVMAMARTLDMTVVAEGAETDAQAVYLAELGCDYLQGWWLARGLPPAELETWLSGFRPTLPGHVKSVRERLT from the coding sequence ATGATCATGCGCTGGCTGACCCGTTATCCGCTGGCACGGACCGTTCCGGTAGTCACTGTGGCGCTGGTGCTGAGCCTCGTGTGCCTGGTCATGGTGTATCGCGTGAACCAGACCGAAGTCCAGGTACGCCAGATGGCAGAAGTGGAAGTCCGCAGCGAGATGAACCATCTGCAAGGGATCATCAGCGGTCTTCTGGAGGAGCGTGACATCGCCAGCGTGCAGCGGGTGGTGTCGCTGATGGGCGCCGAACCGTACGTGGAGTCGCTGGTCGTGATTGATGACCGCGGGCAGGTACAGGCAGCTTCGCGGTTTGCCTGGGTCGGCAAGAACTGGCGGGATCTGGGCCAGGGCTGGCGACCGGACGTGGTGGGCGATGCCATCCGGGATGAAAGCCTGCTCGTGCGTGGCGGTGAGCCGGTCGGCGTGTTTCATTCCGTGGCCGGCATCCATTTGCACTCGGAATCCCCGGCACTGCGCTCGGCACGCAAGGGGGCCATCCTGATGCGCTGGAACCTGCATCCCCTGTACCTGCAGTTCCGGCACGAGGCCGAACACGAAGCCGCCTGGCTGGCATCGGCCATGCTGGCGGTGTCGCTGGTGCTGTTCGTGCTGTTCCGCATGGTGATCAACTCCCGCCTGAGGCAGCTGGTGGACTTTGCCCTGCGTTTCGGTCGTGGCGAACGGGTGCACGCACGGCTGGAAGGCGGAGACGAAATCGCCCAGCTGTCGCATTCGCTGGATTCGATGGCTGACCAGTTGACCGAGCGCGAGTGGCACATCCGCAAGCTGGCGGAAACAGATGCCCTGACCGGGCTGATGAACCGCAATGCCTTTATCGATCGCCTGCAAGCGGAGTTGTGGCAGTCCCGGCAGCTGGCGCTGTTCTTCATCAATATCGACCGCTTCCGCAAGATCAACGAAACCTATGGTCACCGGATCGGTGATGCCGTACTGGTCGCCCAGGCCCGCAATATCGGGCAGCTGGCCGGTGAAACCGGCTGGTGTGCCCGCCAGGGGGTGGATGAATTCCTGTTGGCAATGCCGGCACTGGCACTGGAAGATGCCAACGGTTTTGCCCGGCGCATCCATGAGCGGCTGGGGTTGCCGATGACGGTATCGGGCGTCACACTTCAGGCCAACTCCTCCATCGGCATGGCCTTGCTGCCGGATCATGCCTCGACGGCAGAGGAACTGCTGATCAACACCGGGCTCGCGGTGCGGCAGGCCAAGGAGGAAGGCGGCAACTGCGTGGTGTCGTTCTCGGCTGCACTCAATGCGCGGCATGAACGGCAAAACGTGATTGAAGCCGGCCTGCGTGAATCGCTGCTCCAGGACGGTCTTGGCCTGTGGCTGGCCTACCAGCCGCAGCTCAACCTGCGCAATGGCCGCGTGGCCGGCGTGGAAGCCCTGCTGCGCTGGAATCACCCGACGCTCGGCATGGTGCCGCCGGACGAATTCATCCAGGTGGCCGAATCGTGCGGCCTGATCCTGTCGCTGGGTGACTGGGTGATGGAGCGGGCCTGTGCCCAGCTGGCATCGTGGCGCGAGCTGTATGGTTATGACTTCATCGTGGCCATCAACCTGTCGGCAGCCCAGCTGTGTGATCCCTTGCTGGTCGACAAACTGCAGGAACTGGTGGTGCGTTACGCCCTGCCGGCCGACCGCATCGAGCTGGAACTGACCGAATCGATGCTGGTGGAAGACATGAACCAGGCGCTGGGCGTATTGCACGCGCTCGAGGATATCGGCATCCAGTTGTCGATTGACGATTTCGGCACCGGTTATTCCAATCTGGCCCAGTTGCGCCAGTTGCCGATCAAGCGCCTCAAAATCGACCGCTCGTTCATCCAGGACATCGAAACCAATTCCAACGCGCGCGGCATCGTGGACACCGTGATGGCGATGGCGCGCACGCTCGACATGACCGTAGTAGCCGAAGGTGCGGAAACCGATGCCCAGGCGGTGTATCTGGCCGAGCTGGGCTGCGATTACCTGCAAGGCTGGTGGCTGGCCCGCGGGCTGCCGCCGGCCGAGCTGGAGACCTGGCTGTCGGGCTTCCGTCCTACCCTGCCCGGGCACGTCAAGTCGGTACGCGAAAGGCTGACATGA
- the hemB gene encoding porphobilinogen synthase, which translates to MTPVSRSFPAWRARRMRRDAFSRDLMRENVLTAADLIYPVFVLEGEDRTEPVVSMPGVVRQSLDHLLRTAAEAVELGVPALALFPVIESGKSLDAAEAWNPDGLVPRVVRALKARFPELGVITDVALDPYTTHGQDGIIDEKGYVINDVTRDVLVRQALCHAAAGADVVAPSDMMDGRIAAIREALEAEGHIHVRILSYAAKYASAFYGPFRDAVGSAGNLGKADKKTYQMDPGNSNEALHEVAADLEEGADMVMVKPGLPYLDVIRRVKDQFAVPTFAYQVSGEYAMLQAAAQNGWLDRDKTMLESLLAFKRAGADGVLTYFALDAARLLRSA; encoded by the coding sequence ATGACTCCCGTTAGCCGTTCCTTCCCCGCGTGGCGGGCCCGCCGCATGCGCCGTGATGCCTTTTCCCGCGACCTGATGCGTGAAAATGTCCTGACTGCTGCCGACCTGATCTATCCCGTCTTCGTGCTGGAAGGTGAAGACCGGACCGAGCCGGTGGTGTCCATGCCGGGCGTGGTGCGCCAGAGCCTTGATCACCTGCTGCGCACGGCGGCCGAGGCGGTGGAACTGGGCGTACCGGCCCTGGCACTGTTTCCGGTCATCGAGTCCGGCAAGTCGCTGGATGCAGCCGAGGCCTGGAACCCGGACGGGCTGGTGCCGCGCGTGGTGCGCGCACTCAAGGCCCGTTTTCCGGAACTGGGCGTGATTACCGACGTGGCGCTGGATCCCTACACCACCCACGGCCAGGACGGCATCATTGATGAAAAGGGCTACGTCATCAACGACGTGACCCGGGACGTGCTGGTCCGCCAGGCGCTGTGCCACGCGGCGGCCGGTGCTGACGTGGTGGCGCCGTCCGACATGATGGACGGCCGCATTGCCGCCATCCGCGAGGCGCTGGAAGCCGAAGGCCATATCCACGTACGCATCCTCAGCTACGCCGCCAAGTACGCGTCGGCCTTCTACGGCCCGTTCCGTGATGCCGTCGGTTCGGCCGGTAACCTGGGCAAGGCCGACAAAAAGACCTACCAGATGGATCCGGGCAACAGCAACGAGGCATTGCACGAAGTGGCGGCCGACCTCGAAGAAGGCGCCGACATGGTGATGGTCAAGCCGGGGCTGCCGTATCTTGACGTCATCCGCCGGGTCAAGGACCAGTTTGCCGTGCCAACCTTTGCCTATCAGGTATCGGGGGAGTACGCCATGTTGCAGGCTGCGGCGCAGAATGGCTGGCTCGACCGCGACAAGACCATGCTGGAAAGCCTGTTGGCGTTCAAGCGGGCCGGGGCTGACGGTGTCCTGACCTACTTTGCGCTGGACGCTGCCCGGCTGTTGAGGTCGGCATGA